A window of the Hordeum vulgare subsp. vulgare chromosome 5H, MorexV3_pseudomolecules_assembly, whole genome shotgun sequence genome harbors these coding sequences:
- the LOC123395155 gene encoding ankyrin repeat domain-containing protein 2A-like isoform X1, producing the protein MATTQEAEKTSVVVKAEEEPSPTATAAAPAEEKASVKAVEEPSPAAAAAVAEGQRPQPAATAARRAGAPASPFDFSTMMNLLNDPSIKEMAEQIAKDPSFSEMAEQLQKTVAPAPASSARSPQEVAAALDPQKYVSTMQQLMQNPQFVAMAERLGSALMQDPAMSSVLGGLTNPAQKEQLEARVARMKDDPSLKPILDEIESGGPAAMMKYARKHLHFLPPATTLMATGSSFQLRYWNDPEALQKFGRAMGVGPSGAAAAGAEAEEEEVVAGGEEGEYEEESVIHQTASVGDVEGLQKALADGVDKDEEDSEGRRGLHFACGYGELKCAQALLEAGAAADAVDKNKNTALHYAAGYGRKECVALLLDHGASVTLQNLDGKTAIDVARLNSQEEVLKLLEKHAYV; encoded by the exons ATGGCCACCACTCAAG AGGCGGAGAAGACCAGCGTCGTCGTCAAGGCGGAGGAGGAGCCTTCCCCCACGGCCACGGCGGCGGCGCCGGCAGAGGAGAAGGCGAGCGTTAAGGCCGTGGAGGAGCCTTCCCCGGCGGCTgcagcggcggtggcggaggggcaGCGGCCGCAGCCTGCGGCTACGGCGGCGCGCAGGGCGGGTGCTCCGGCCAGCCCCTTCGACTTCTCCAccatgatgaacttgctcaac GACCCGAGCATCAAGGAGATGGCGGAGCAGATCGCCAAGGACCCGTCCTTCAGCGAGATGGCGGAGCAGCTGCAGAAGAcggtggcgccggcgccggcgtcgtcGGCGCGGTCGccgcaggaggtggcggcggcgctggaccCGCAGAAGTACGTGTCGACGATGCAGCAGCTGATGCAGAACCCGCAGTTCGTGGCCATGGCGGAGCGTCTGGGCAGCGCGCTGATGCAGGACCCGGCCATGTCCTCCGTCCTCGGCGGCCTCACCAACCCCGCCCAGAAGGAGCAGCTCGAGGCCCGCGTCGCCCGCATGAAGGACGACCCCTCCCTCAAGCCCATCCTCGACGAGATCGAGTCCGGCGGCCCCGCCGCCATGATGAAGTACGCTCGTAAACACCTTCATTTCCTTCCTCCGGCGACGACATTAATGGCCACCGGTTCTTCTTTTCAACTCAGGTACTGGAACGACCCGGAGGCGCTGCAGAAGTTCGGCCGCGCGATGGGCGTGGGACCGtcgggcgccgccgccgccggggcggaggcggaggaggaggaggtcgtggccggcggcgaggaagggGAGTACGAGGAGGAGTCGGTGATCCACCAGACGGCGAGCGTGGGCGACGTGGAGGGGCTGCAGAAGGCGCTGGCCGACGGCGTGGACAAGGACGAGGAGGACTCGGAGGGCCGCCGGGGGCTCCACTTCGCGTGCGGCTACGGCGAGCTCAAGTGCGCGCAGGCGCTGCTGGAGGCcggcgccgccgccgacgccgtcgacaagaacaagaacaccgCGCTCCACTACGCCGCCGGCTACGGCCGCAAGGAGTGCGTCGCGCTGCTCCTCGACCACGGCGCCTCCGT GACGCTGCAGAACCTGGACGGGAAGACGGCCATCGACGTGGCGAGGCTCAACAGCCAGGAGGAGGTGCTCAAGCTGCTGGAGAAGCACGCCTACGTCTAG
- the LOC123395155 gene encoding ankyrin repeat domain-containing protein 2A-like isoform X2 has protein sequence MATTQEAEKTSVVVKAEEEPSPTATAAAPAEEKASVKAVEEPSPAAAAAVAEGQRPQPAATAARRAGAPASPFDFSTMMNLLNDPSIKEMAEQIAKDPSFSEMAEQLQKTVAPAPASSARSPQEVAAALDPQKYVSTMQQLMQNPQFVAMAERLGSALMQDPAMSSVLGGLTNPAQKEQLEARVARMKDDPSLKPILDEIESGGPAAMMKYWNDPEALQKFGRAMGVGPSGAAAAGAEAEEEEVVAGGEEGEYEEESVIHQTASVGDVEGLQKALADGVDKDEEDSEGRRGLHFACGYGELKCAQALLEAGAAADAVDKNKNTALHYAAGYGRKECVALLLDHGASVTLQNLDGKTAIDVARLNSQEEVLKLLEKHAYV, from the exons ATGGCCACCACTCAAG AGGCGGAGAAGACCAGCGTCGTCGTCAAGGCGGAGGAGGAGCCTTCCCCCACGGCCACGGCGGCGGCGCCGGCAGAGGAGAAGGCGAGCGTTAAGGCCGTGGAGGAGCCTTCCCCGGCGGCTgcagcggcggtggcggaggggcaGCGGCCGCAGCCTGCGGCTACGGCGGCGCGCAGGGCGGGTGCTCCGGCCAGCCCCTTCGACTTCTCCAccatgatgaacttgctcaac GACCCGAGCATCAAGGAGATGGCGGAGCAGATCGCCAAGGACCCGTCCTTCAGCGAGATGGCGGAGCAGCTGCAGAAGAcggtggcgccggcgccggcgtcgtcGGCGCGGTCGccgcaggaggtggcggcggcgctggaccCGCAGAAGTACGTGTCGACGATGCAGCAGCTGATGCAGAACCCGCAGTTCGTGGCCATGGCGGAGCGTCTGGGCAGCGCGCTGATGCAGGACCCGGCCATGTCCTCCGTCCTCGGCGGCCTCACCAACCCCGCCCAGAAGGAGCAGCTCGAGGCCCGCGTCGCCCGCATGAAGGACGACCCCTCCCTCAAGCCCATCCTCGACGAGATCGAGTCCGGCGGCCCCGCCGCCATGATGAA GTACTGGAACGACCCGGAGGCGCTGCAGAAGTTCGGCCGCGCGATGGGCGTGGGACCGtcgggcgccgccgccgccggggcggaggcggaggaggaggaggtcgtggccggcggcgaggaagggGAGTACGAGGAGGAGTCGGTGATCCACCAGACGGCGAGCGTGGGCGACGTGGAGGGGCTGCAGAAGGCGCTGGCCGACGGCGTGGACAAGGACGAGGAGGACTCGGAGGGCCGCCGGGGGCTCCACTTCGCGTGCGGCTACGGCGAGCTCAAGTGCGCGCAGGCGCTGCTGGAGGCcggcgccgccgccgacgccgtcgacaagaacaagaacaccgCGCTCCACTACGCCGCCGGCTACGGCCGCAAGGAGTGCGTCGCGCTGCTCCTCGACCACGGCGCCTCCGT GACGCTGCAGAACCTGGACGGGAAGACGGCCATCGACGTGGCGAGGCTCAACAGCCAGGAGGAGGTGCTCAAGCTGCTGGAGAAGCACGCCTACGTCTAG